The Staphylococcus haemolyticus region ATTTGAAATTTTAAACCACTTAACAATTTTAGTACCTAATGCAGAAATAACAACGGCATTTAGAATAACGGCTAATGACGTTAACTCTTTGACGCCACCAATACCTTGTGATACTGGAAGGGCGATCGCAGTTGTAGCAGCTTGTGGTAGCATTGAAGCACCAATTTGATCGCCTAATTGGAATACAATAGCTACTAAGTAAATTAAGATAAGTGCGATTAACGTTCCAATTGCGATACCCCCAAAAATTTGTAGCCAATATTTTTTAAGTACATCACGTTTTTTATATAAAGGGATGGCGAAACTAATTGTTGCTGGCTCTAAGAAGAAGTTAATAATGTCTCCACCTATTTTGTAATTTTCATAACTAATACCTGTTACTTTTAAAAATACGATCCCCGCAACCATTGCTACGAAAAGTGGTGCTAGTAAGAAGAAACCGTTCGTTTTTTTATAGAAATATTGTGCAATGACAAATGGTATTAATGAGACTAATATACCAAAATACGGTGTTGTAATTCCTAAATGATCTACCATTAGTTACCCTCCCCAAGTTTAGTTTGTTCATTTTGCTCTTTAGATGGGAATAATGTTTTTGTTACGAATAATTGTGAAACAAATCCTACACAGATAAGTAGTAATAACGTTGAAATAATAATTAATAGCAATATTAAAATAGGATGTTGGCTTAATATTGGTAAAGAATTGATAACCGAAATTCCGGCCGGTACGAATAAGAAACTAATATTATTCGTTAATGCTGTGCCGACACCTTCAACTTGACCTAATTTGACCACACCAGTGCATAATAGGATGAATAGTAATACGAGTCCTATTACTGACGCTGGCATAGGAAATGGTATGAAACTTTCAATAATTTTAGATATAAATAGTACGATAGCAATCGTTAATGCTTGCTGAAAGAAATTATACGTTTTTGCTAACTTATGATTTCCTTTATGAGCATTACTTTGTGATTGTTCATTTGCCATATTTTAACGCTCCCTTTCTCTTTCCCTTACAGATAGAATATTATGAAAACGTTTACTATTGTGAGTTTTGGCAGTGACTTACAAAAATTAGGACGTGAGTTGCAATATATTCAAGTTGAAAATCAAATAGTCAAAATAATAACAAATGATAAGACATTTATTTATAAAATAAAAAAGTATTTAACCTTATTTGGCGTATCAAATATTGATGTTTGCCATAGATTAAATACTTATTAAGATGATTAATATGTTTACGTTGTATGTTTGACTGGTTAAGCAAGGCCAATTTCATGTTTAAATGCCTTCATAAATGATCGACTAACTTGAAATTTATCTCCCGATGTCATGGTTACTTGATAGGTATAATTGAACCAATGTTCAACGCTATCGATATGCGTTTTATTAATGATAGTCGCACGATGAATTTTAATAAATGTGTTATTCGATAATTTCTTTTCATAGTAGTTAAGTGGTTCATTAGTTTGATATGTGCGATGAGTGGTATTTATCGTTGTTATCCCATTGTTGACTGAAACTGCTGTGATGTCATCTTTTCGGATCACATAGATACGTTCATTCATTTCAATTGGTAGTACGGTTTGGTCTTCATTTTCTTGGCGATCATCTTGTTGCATTGATAGCGTAGATGGTTCACTTGTTATATGATCTATCTCATTGCTATTAGATATTTGATGCTTAACTTTATTGACTGCTTGCTCTATACGTTCAAGTTCAAAAGGCTTGAGTATATAATCAATTGCATCAAGTTCAAAGGCTTTAACTGCAAATGTATCGTGTGCCGTTGCAAAAATAATGTGTGGTGGTTGTTTCATTTTCTTTATTTTTTGTGCTAAATCTATACCACTTTCATCCATAAGATTGATATCTAAAAAGACTAAATCATATGTTTCTGATAAAAGTTTTTCTAACGTTTCTTCTATGTTTTCAGCTTCATCAATCACGTTAAATCCAGATATCTCATTTAATAAGTAATGAAGCTCATTTCGAGCTAATGGTTCATCATCAACGATTAACGTCTTCACTTAAATATCCTCCTTTATTGTGTGTGATGGTATATGGCAACTTACCGTCGTTCCTATTTCTGTTGATTCAAAATGTAAGGCGGCCTTTGTGCCGTAAAGTCCAATTAACCGTCTGTTTAAATTTTCTAAGGCACTACCAGTTCCTGTCTCTGAATCGACACTCATTTGTCCAATCAATGGTAACTTATCATCATCAATGCCACTTCCATTATCACGAACAGTTAATGTTAATTCTTCATTGTCATGGTGTGCAACTACATCAATAATATTATCTTTGCGACGGTGTTTAAAGGCGTGTTTGATAGCATTCTCAACTAGAATTTGAATGACGAAAGGTGGGATAAGCACATGCTTACATGATGAATCAATATGATATTGAATTGTGAATCGATCAGGGAAGCGTGCTTGTTCTAATGCCAAATAGGCCTCTACTTGTTGCAATTCTTTTTCCAAAGTAATGGTGTTATTTCGAGCTCCTTGCAAATTTGATCTAAAGAATTGGCTTAACTGCAATAATAACTTTCTTGCCTTTTCACTATCAATACGTACGAGGGCTGAAATGGTATTAATCGCATTAAAGAAGAAGTGCGGATTAACCTGTGCCTGTAACGATTTGATTTCAGCATCTTTTAAAAGTTTACTCTGCATTTCGGCCTGACCCAATTCTAATTGACTTGAGAAGATATCTGCTAGGCCACGTGCGAGTTGTTTCGTCGATGTTGTGTTTTCATATTCATTTGTAAAATAAAATTTTAATGTGCCGGCTACTTCTTGATTAATCATTAAAGGGATGACGATAGCAGATGTTAAAGAACAATTTGGATTGTTGCATCCGATTTCTTCTTTAGAGTGTGCTTCTTTTAAATGACCCGTTTTTATGACTTCTTTTGATAAATCGGTAATGATTGCTTTTTTAGCAACATGGTGGTCACTTGCAGCGCCCACATGTGTTAAAATATCTGTTCTATTTGTGATAGCAACCGCCGATACGTTCATCAATTTCAGAATGATTTCAGCAACGGAACGTGCAGACTGTTCAGTTAAACCAGACCTAAAATACGGCAACGTTTTATTCGCTATTTCGAAGACATCATGCGTTTGAATAGCACGGGTTTGCTCTTCTTGTTTTAATGTTGAAAGTATTATAGATAAGAAGATAGCTGTCCCAATACTATTGATTAAAATCATAGGTAAGGCGATAAATTGAACAAGCGACCATGCAGAAGCTGTATCGTTGGCAAAGATGAGTATGCATGCCATTTGAATTGCTTCATTAATTGCACCAATAATGGCACCCATTAAAACGGTTGGGTAAGTATAGCGACGCATTGTACGATAACCATAAAACCCTGATATAAGTGCGATGAAAATAGATGAAATGAGATAGGTGTATGCATTTGCACCGCCAATATAAAGGCGTGACAACCCTGATACAATGCCTACTATAATTGCGACGAAAGGTCCGCCAATTAAACCAGACATCCCTATTGTTAATACACGTGTATTTGCCATAGATGCATCGTCATTTAGGTGGTAATAAATATTACTAGATACAATATGTCCATTTTCAATTTCAATTCCAGTGAAATTTGAAGTTATAGCAAATAGAGCGAACAAAATTGTTAATTGCCATTGAGAACGCAATTTTTCGCGTTCGCCCATCATCGTTTTAAAGTGATTAATATTCATTAACATATAGGCGATAATAATGATTAACCCTACACGTTCAAGCAATAATATAAATAAATTAAACATAGTAAGCACCTATTCATTGTAGTTTCAGTTAAAATACTTATCCTTTCTATAATTATAATATGGATAATTTTAACTTAATAGTTTAAAATTAAAACTTATAATTTGTAGGTATCTAATTATTGATTTATTGCACTTTTGAGTATGTTGTTAAAAATATTTATTGAAAAAGTTAGAGTATTTTATTAAGTCATTTCTTCTTAATTATGATAAGGTTTTCAATGTAAACTAATTTCTTAAGTGAGTGTTGTATCTAACATAATCTAACGTCAAATAATGAAAGTCATGATGCACATGTTAATAAATTATAGAAATAGGGAACTTATTAATTAACGCTATAGACATAAAATTGATGACACTCATTATAGTTGCTTTATTAGGACTTAAATCAACTTGAGTAGATTAGTTTTAGGGTAATTTAGGAGGAATTTTTCGAGATGGAGTCTTCAAAACAATTTAGGGGAGATAATAAATTACTAATTGGTATTATAATCGGGGTACTCACATTCTGGTTATTTGCACAATCATTAGTTAACGTTGTTCCAACGTTACAATCTTCATTTAACACAGACATGGGTACGATTAACATTGCCATTAGTTTAACTGCATTGTTCTCTGGACTATTTATTGTAGGGGCAGGAGATATTGCAGACAAATTAGGTCGAGTAAAAATGACATACATCGGCTTAGCATTAAATATTATTGGTTCATTATGTTTAATCATCGCACCTGTCGCATGGTTGCTATTAGTAGGACGTGCGTTACAAGGTTTATCAGGTGCATTAATTATGCCGTCAACACTTGCAATAATAAATGAATATTACATAGGAAAAGAAAGACAACGCGCTGTTAGTTACTGGTCTATCGGTTCTTGGGGCGGTAGTGGTATTTGTTCATTATTTGGTGGTTTCATGGCCTCAACGATTGGATGGCAGTGGATTTTTATTGTTTCAATTGCACTTTCAATTTTAGCCTTTTTCTTAATTAAACATACACCCGAGACTAAAGTTGAACCTAGTGTAGATGAAACTAAAACAAAATTTGATGTGACTGGTTTAATACTATTGGTTATTACACTATTAAGTGTTAACGTGATGGTTACGCAAGCTGCAGATCGAGGACTGTTCTCGCCAATGATCTTATCACTTGGTGCTGTATTCTTAGTTGCAGGAATCTTATTTATTATTAGAGAATTAAAAACAGAGAACCCGTTAGTTGATTTTCATATTTTCAAAAATAAGGGTTATAGTGGTGCGACATTATCCAACTTTATGTTAAATGGTGTTGCCGGTGGTACACTTATTGTTGTTAATACGTATTATCAAAGTCAATTAGGTTTTAGCTCATTACAAGCAGGTTTAATTTCAATTACGTACCTTGTAGCTGTACTAATCATGATTCGTGTTGGTGAAAAATTATTACAAAAACTTGGTGCTAAAAAACCATTATTAGTAGGTAGTGGTTTTGCATTCTTAGGATTACTACTATTATCTTTAACATTCTTACCAAATGTTGCTTATATCATTTCAAGTATTATAGGTTACTTATTATTTGGTATCGGTTTAGGTACATATGCTACTCCTTCTACTGATACAGCGGTTGCAGAAGCACCTGATGATAAAGTAGGTGTAGCATCTGGATTGTATAAAATGGCGTCATCTTTAGGTAATGCTTTTGGTGTTGCTATGTCTAGTACCATTTATGGTTTTGGTGCATCATTCATGAATTTACAACTCGGCGGCGCTGCTGGCGTATTATTCAATGCCGGAATTGCTTTAACTGCATTTATAGTAATTTTAATTTTAGTTCCTAAGAAATTAAGAACAAATTAATATAAATATTAGTTTTTAATAGTGAGATATCGAATTCGATTAGAGTTCGATATCTTTTTTAATAAATTAAAGAACAATTTATATTAATTATCTTAAAATTGTGAATATTCCGTTTACAATATTGACGTTATAAATTTAAAGTAGTATTTTAAAATCATCATTAGGAAAAAGGGGTCGTGACATATGAAAATAGCAATTGCAGGTTCTGGCGCGTTAGGAAGCGGATTTGGTGCGATGTTATACCGTCAAGGGTATGATGTAACGTTAATTGATGGATGGGAGCCACAAGCGAAAGCAGTTATACAAGAAGGTTTACATATAGACATCAATGGTAAAAATCATCATCTTAACATGACGATGTATCAACATAACGATATTCCACAAGATGCTCAATTTGATGTTATCTTTTTATTCACTAAAGCGATGCAGTTACAAGATATGCTGGAACATATTAAAGCACACATTCATGACAATACAATTATGGTTTGTACGATGAATGGTTTGAAGCACGAACGTTTAATTCAACATTATGTTGACGAATCACGAATTGTGCGCGGTGTTACTACATGGACTGCAGGATTAGAATCTCCTGGACATACACATTTAATGGGGGCAGGTCCGGTTGAAATTGGTGCACTTGTACCTAAAGGTCAAGCTAATGTTGATGTCGTGTATGAACTGTTAGATCAATCTGGTCTTAATCCACATAAAAGTGAGCAGCTGCAACAATCAATTTGGAAGAAAATTTGTGTGAATGGTACTGCTAATGCACTTTGTACGATATTAGAATGTCGTTTATCAAATTTAAATGAGAGTGATTATGCGAAACAACTTATTTACAAGATTACACAGGAAATTGTACAAGTTGCAACGGTAGATGGCGTACATTTAAATGGAGATGAAGTTTACAATTATCTCATCGATTTAAATGAAAAGGTAGGCCCACATTATCCATCAATGTATCAAGATTTGATTAACAATAATCGTCTTACAGAAATTGATTATATTAATGGAGCAGTTGCTCAATTAGGTAAAGAACATCATATTGATGCGCCAGTTAACCAATTTGTAGCGAATATGGTACATGCGAAAGAGCAACAACGACATGCAAAATAATGTCCAATTAGAAGACATGAAGGGTATGTCATCAACTCGTATCTGAATAAAAGTAATTGATTCTATGATTTAAGATTGAATTGTGGAATCACCTTAATGGTAAGGTGGATTGGAGTGAGATGTTGGATTCAAATTGGATTCAGTCTTGCTCCTTTTTTAAATCGAATAATTATATCTTTATCACAAAAAGTGATACGCTTAATCCTTATTGAAATATGAATGATTATAAAATAGTCCTAAACGGGTAGAAGAAGGTTAAGTGAATTTAAGGAGCTGTTATTAGAATGAATCGTTCAACGAAACGTGTCGTTATTACAAGTATTGTAGGTGGATTGCTAAGTGGTGCGGTTAAGATTGGCTGGGAAGCTATCGTTCCGCCTAGAACACCGGAACGTGAGAAAGAAACCCCTCCAATGACATTATTGAATCAGGTGGGATTACCAGATTCAATAAAAAAAGCAACCTATCACTATAATGGTAATGATATTCCAATAACGGTTATGGGGATTCATTATGGCTTCTCTGTAGCAAATGCTCTTGCATATGGCTTATTAGCTGAAAGATTTCCACGAATCACTGCCTTAAAAGGATCATTATTTGGCGTTGCTATTCATATTGCGTTTCATGAATATTTATTGCCAAAGTTGAAATTGACACCTCAGGTTAAAGACTTACCTTATGAAGAACGACTTTCAGAGTTGTTTGGTCATATCGTTTGGATGAATACTATTGATATGATTAGAGATTCTAGTAAGTAGGTTAGATTGAGATATTCATTTTCAGAAAAAGAGAAATAGAAAGGTGAGTACAATAATGACTAAAATATTTATTACAGGCGCAACAGGATTAATCGGAACACGATTAACAAAACGTTTGGTTGAAGAAGGACATGAAGTTGCCGGATTCACTACATCTGAGAGAGGTAAAGAGAAATTAGAAAGACTCAATGCTAAAGCATATATTGGTGATATTTTAAAAGCTGATACTATTGATGCAGCAATTGGTGACTTTCGTCCTGAAATTATCATTAATCAAATTACAGATTTAAAAAATGTTGATATGGCTGCAAACACAAAAGTGCGTATAGAGGGCGGTAAAAACCTAACTGATGCGGCACTTAAATTTGATGTTAAAAAAGTAGTAGCTCAAAGTATTGGTTTCATGTATGAACCAGGAGAAGGACTTGCTACTGAAGAAACACCATTAGATAATCATTCAGATGGTGACAGAAAAATTACGGTAGATGGCGTGGTTGGACTTGAAAAAGAAACCGCTCGTATGGACCAATATGTTGTGTTACGTTTCGGTTGGTTATATGGACCAGGTACTTGGTATGGTAAAGACGGTATGATTTATAATCAATTTAAAGATGGCGAAGTAACATTATCAGATGGTGTCACATCATTCATTCATTTAGATGATGCTGTTGAAGTATCTATTCAAGCGATGAACTTTGATACTGGTATTTATAATGTTGCAGATGACGAGCCAGTAAAAGGATCAGACTTTGCAGCATGGTATTCAAAAGAAGTTGGTGTGGATCCTAAAGTCACTATCCAACCCGCACAACCATTTGAACGTGGCATTACAAATGACAAGTTTAAAGAACAAGGTGGTACACTAATCTATAATACATGGAAAGATGGCATGCACCCATTAAAATAAATTATTAGTAAAAGAAGCACTGTTACAAGCTAATTGCAATTAGCTTGTAACAGTGCTTGTTGTATTGATGGAATGTCTTTATTACTTTAAGCCTTATCATCGTTAGTCTTATTTTGACGTTGTTGCTCAATTTGTCGTTTGAGTTGTTCACCTGCTGCTTTACCCACTTTTGCATAATGGCTATGTGCAAAATGCATTTGAATAATTAAAAACGTTGCACTTATCGCCCAGTATAAACTTAAGGCTGAAGCAGATTGTAGTGATGCATAAATAATAAATAATGGCGATAATACCATCATGACATAGTATGTGCGTCTTTCTTCTTTTGGATAATGCATTGCATTGACCAAAGGTTGAATGAAGTAAAGTAAAGCTGCTATAAATGTCATGATTAAATCCGTATGCATTAAATTGAACCATAAAAAGTGAGGGTGCTCGATAATACCACCACTCGTTGGATATTTAATACAAGCGTATAAACCTAATAAAATAGGAATTTGGATTAATATCGGCAAAGTTCCAACTAGGCTTTTGAATGGATTAATACCATAGTCGTTGTACTTTTTCATTAATAATTTATTAGCTGCAGTACGTTCTTCTTGTGTATCAGCATTCTTTAGTTTATCTTGCAGTTTCTCAATTTCCGGTTTAACTACCTGAGTTTTACCTCTCATAATGTGAATGTTTTTCACTTGGATAAACATTAGTGGCATTAGTACAAGACGTATGATAAGTACAATGACAATAATAGCTAATCCATAATTCTCATGGAATGTACGACCTAAGAAGTGAAGTAACATATCCATTGGCTTAACAAATATAGTATAAAAGAACCCATGTTGATCTTCTTTATGAGAATAGTCACATCCACCCAATAATATGACAATACTCATTAAGAATAAGGACCATTTTTTTCTCATTTATAATCTCCTATGTGCTTGAGGTCTTTAATAATCTTAGTCTTTAATATGTTTAGCTTAACATATTCGTATGTTTAGCGTAGCAGTTAATCTCAATTTTATGACTTTTATTTGTTTGTATTTGTAATTATTTTTAAAAGAACTAAACCAAAAAGACTCGTTAATAAAGTGATGAAACCTAGTATAGTGACTTTAGCTGGTGCTGGTAGCCATGTCATAATAAATTGCCAATCAGAGCCATTTAGTAACAATGAAGGCAATAGATGTAGAAGGCCTAAAATTAAAATAAAGCCGATTGAAAGAATGAGTATTCGATATTTCGTGTTTTTACGTTGAAAGCTTAATAGGATCGATTGATGACTGGTCATATGACGATATAAGTAAATCAAAGTTATAGCAACCATGATCCAAATCACGATTGTAACTACAATAATCATAGTTTGGTATTGATTGATGTAGTATTGTACCGTGTCAATATGCTGTCCTTGACTTAATTGTGTATTTAAATGTTTGGCAAGCGTTGGCGTATGACTAGAATAAGCATTTCCGAGAACAACAATGCCATAGTCTTTCTTAGGATTCAAAATAATATAAGATGAATAGTTCTCAAGCGTACCCGGATGATAGATAAGTGTTTCTTGATTATCTTTAGTGACAAACCAGCCTGTTGCATATTGAGAATCATCATCGTCATTTGTTTTAACTTTAGGTTTGTGTGTAGTTTCAACTAAAGATTTTAAATGTTTTGGGGGATGAAGTTGAAATTTTATCCAAGGTTCTAAGTCATGTGTGCTAG contains the following coding sequences:
- the lrgB gene encoding antiholin-like protein LrgB; the encoded protein is MVDHLGITTPYFGILVSLIPFVIAQYFYKKTNGFFLLAPLFVAMVAGIVFLKVTGISYENYKIGGDIINFFLEPATISFAIPLYKKRDVLKKYWLQIFGGIAIGTLIALILIYLVAIVFQLGDQIGASMLPQAATTAIALPVSQGIGGVKELTSLAVILNAVVISALGTKIVKWFKISNPIARGLALGTSGHTLGVAAAKELGETEESMGSIAVVIVGVIIVAIVPPLASILF
- the lrgA gene encoding antiholin-like murein hydrolase modulator LrgA, giving the protein MANEQSQSNAHKGNHKLAKTYNFFQQALTIAIVLFISKIIESFIPFPMPASVIGLVLLFILLCTGVVKLGQVEGVGTALTNNISFLFVPAGISVINSLPILSQHPILILLLIIISTLLLLICVGFVSQLFVTKTLFPSKEQNEQTKLGEGN
- a CDS encoding response regulator transcription factor LytR, producing the protein MKTLIVDDEPLARNELHYLLNEISGFNVIDEAENIEETLEKLLSETYDLVFLDINLMDESGIDLAQKIKKMKQPPHIIFATAHDTFAVKAFELDAIDYILKPFELERIEQAVNKVKHQISNSNEIDHITSEPSTLSMQQDDRQENEDQTVLPIEMNERIYVIRKDDITAVSVNNGITTINTTHRTYQTNEPLNYYEKKLSNNTFIKIHRATIINKTHIDSVEHWFNYTYQVTMTSGDKFQVSRSFMKAFKHEIGLA
- a CDS encoding sensor histidine kinase — protein: MFNLFILLLERVGLIIIIAYMLMNINHFKTMMGEREKLRSQWQLTILFALFAITSNFTGIEIENGHIVSSNIYYHLNDDASMANTRVLTIGMSGLIGGPFVAIIVGIVSGLSRLYIGGANAYTYLISSIFIALISGFYGYRTMRRYTYPTVLMGAIIGAINEAIQMACILIFANDTASAWSLVQFIALPMILINSIGTAIFLSIILSTLKQEEQTRAIQTHDVFEIANKTLPYFRSGLTEQSARSVAEIILKLMNVSAVAITNRTDILTHVGAASDHHVAKKAIITDLSKEVIKTGHLKEAHSKEEIGCNNPNCSLTSAIVIPLMINQEVAGTLKFYFTNEYENTTSTKQLARGLADIFSSQLELGQAEMQSKLLKDAEIKSLQAQVNPHFFFNAINTISALVRIDSEKARKLLLQLSQFFRSNLQGARNNTITLEKELQQVEAYLALEQARFPDRFTIQYHIDSSCKHVLIPPFVIQILVENAIKHAFKHRRKDNIIDVVAHHDNEELTLTVRDNGSGIDDDKLPLIGQMSVDSETGTGSALENLNRRLIGLYGTKAALHFESTEIGTTVSCHIPSHTIKEDI
- a CDS encoding MFS transporter; its protein translation is MESSKQFRGDNKLLIGIIIGVLTFWLFAQSLVNVVPTLQSSFNTDMGTINIAISLTALFSGLFIVGAGDIADKLGRVKMTYIGLALNIIGSLCLIIAPVAWLLLVGRALQGLSGALIMPSTLAIINEYYIGKERQRAVSYWSIGSWGGSGICSLFGGFMASTIGWQWIFIVSIALSILAFFLIKHTPETKVEPSVDETKTKFDVTGLILLVITLLSVNVMVTQAADRGLFSPMILSLGAVFLVAGILFIIRELKTENPLVDFHIFKNKGYSGATLSNFMLNGVAGGTLIVVNTYYQSQLGFSSLQAGLISITYLVAVLIMIRVGEKLLQKLGAKKPLLVGSGFAFLGLLLLSLTFLPNVAYIISSIIGYLLFGIGLGTYATPSTDTAVAEAPDDKVGVASGLYKMASSLGNAFGVAMSSTIYGFGASFMNLQLGGAAGVLFNAGIALTAFIVILILVPKKLRTN
- a CDS encoding 2-dehydropantoate 2-reductase — encoded protein: MKIAIAGSGALGSGFGAMLYRQGYDVTLIDGWEPQAKAVIQEGLHIDINGKNHHLNMTMYQHNDIPQDAQFDVIFLFTKAMQLQDMLEHIKAHIHDNTIMVCTMNGLKHERLIQHYVDESRIVRGVTTWTAGLESPGHTHLMGAGPVEIGALVPKGQANVDVVYELLDQSGLNPHKSEQLQQSIWKKICVNGTANALCTILECRLSNLNESDYAKQLIYKITQEIVQVATVDGVHLNGDEVYNYLIDLNEKVGPHYPSMYQDLINNNRLTEIDYINGAVAQLGKEHHIDAPVNQFVANMVHAKEQQRHAK
- a CDS encoding DUF1440 domain-containing protein, coding for MNRSTKRVVITSIVGGLLSGAVKIGWEAIVPPRTPEREKETPPMTLLNQVGLPDSIKKATYHYNGNDIPITVMGIHYGFSVANALAYGLLAERFPRITALKGSLFGVAIHIAFHEYLLPKLKLTPQVKDLPYEERLSELFGHIVWMNTIDMIRDSSK
- a CDS encoding NAD-dependent epimerase/dehydratase family protein; this translates as MTKIFITGATGLIGTRLTKRLVEEGHEVAGFTTSERGKEKLERLNAKAYIGDILKADTIDAAIGDFRPEIIINQITDLKNVDMAANTKVRIEGGKNLTDAALKFDVKKVVAQSIGFMYEPGEGLATEETPLDNHSDGDRKITVDGVVGLEKETARMDQYVVLRFGWLYGPGTWYGKDGMIYNQFKDGEVTLSDGVTSFIHLDDAVEVSIQAMNFDTGIYNVADDEPVKGSDFAAWYSKEVGVDPKVTIQPAQPFERGITNDKFKEQGGTLIYNTWKDGMHPLK
- the yidC gene encoding membrane protein insertase YidC, whose amino-acid sequence is MRKKWSLFLMSIVILLGGCDYSHKEDQHGFFYTIFVKPMDMLLHFLGRTFHENYGLAIIVIVLIIRLVLMPLMFIQVKNIHIMRGKTQVVKPEIEKLQDKLKNADTQEERTAANKLLMKKYNDYGINPFKSLVGTLPILIQIPILLGLYACIKYPTSGGIIEHPHFLWFNLMHTDLIMTFIAALLYFIQPLVNAMHYPKEERRTYYVMMVLSPLFIIYASLQSASALSLYWAISATFLIIQMHFAHSHYAKVGKAAGEQLKRQIEQQRQNKTNDDKA